DNA sequence from the Penicillium psychrofluorescens genome assembly, chromosome: 3 genome:
TACGTTGTGGTTTTCTGGAAGGCGATGTCAAATCCAGGCACCTGTGACCTTCCTCTGCGAATGGCGGGGCCAATTGTCTGGGACGGCCTCTAGATGGTAATCTGCAGTTTGGTGGTCGATTTAGAATGAGAAATCTGAGAAGAAAAGCTTGGCTTGCTGCTGTTTTTCTGTTTTTCTTTGACGTGGTCAATCGTGCCGCTGGCTGATGATTCCATGAGGACGGAGATTAAATGAATATAAATATTCGCCAGTGAGACGATCGATGTAGAATGTTGACGGTCTTCTTTGGAGCTTTTCGAAAATTAGAAGCGTGTCTCCGTCGAGAATGCATTGTCTCAAGTCTTTGTTGAGTGTTTCGGTCAAATATGGCTTTGTTCCATGGTGAATTTTTCTTTCATCTCAGTGTGGGTTAATGATTCACTTTCAAACACCGAGGGCCCTTTTGTAAGACGACAATGAGCACGGAAGCCGGGTTTGTCCTCAAGTTTTAGTCCCTTGAAAGGCTGGATTTCAGACAAGGCCCACAAGAAAAATGATACGAAACCGTAGACTTGAAGATAAGGCAAAACTTTGTCGCGACATGAGATGGGATAGAAGACTTGATATGCAATTGTATCCGCCGCGTCTATTCTCCAGAATATTCCTTGTTCGTTTCTTCGCACGGCGGGGCTTAAAGACTCCGACTTAGTCGTAAATTACTCGGCGACAGTTATTATTGGGGTCTTAAAACAGCCACATGTTTCAATTTTGTAAGTCTTCATTCAATGTATCCAAAGACTTGGAGACGAATACGCTTCACATCAAAAACTGGGATACTGTTGTCCAATCAAATCAAAGAGAGAATCGAAATTCGCTCCATCGAGCAAATCCACCATATTCAAGTCGAAGTTTGACTCCCCAGTGACATTGTCGCTGGCGAAGCTCGGGAAATGCATTTCTAGAGACGATGGCGTCTCAACTGAAATGCCTACTTCAGCAGGGATCATATCTTTGGACCGAGCAGGCTCCGCAGAAAGTGATTGTTTCGATGGCTCATCTCGAGAAGAGTCGGCCTGGGGACTCGCCGCCAACGCTGGCTGCAAGCGCTCTTTTTCTCGCGCAGTAGAACCAGGAACTGGAGTCGACAAGTTCATATTCGACTCCGTATCATCACTCTCCAATTTGTCACTGATCTTccgttttcttttctcacGCTTATTGGATTTATCAAAGGAATTTGGAGCCCTTTCCAAATACCTTACAGCATATGGATGAggatcttctctctcatctgcatcgttttctctctgtttAATTTTGGTCAATAGTAAAGACAACGCCATAAAACAGTGCTTGGCTGTCTCCCACTGAACAGACATGACTTTCAGATATTCCAAGCATTCGGAAATTTCCCTATGGTACGTTAGCAGATGTAAAGAAAGACCAATCCGGAATTTTCGCTTACTGTAGACCCTTTTCAAGAGCATATTGCTTTAGCTGGCAAGCAAATGCTAAAACTAATCCAGACATCCATGCGGCTGATAGAAAGCCTGGCCAGAATAACGCTTGTCGACTGTCTGTCTGCGCCTTCAATGCAGCAAGAATGGACCTAGCTGCGCCAATGCATGTTTGCAGCCCAGAACAAAATTCGGCGGTGGAAGGGTCAAGTGATAAGGACGGTCGATGAATGAGAAGAATCAAATGCTGATACAAGACCGTGAAAAATGGGCCAAAGTCAAAAGGTCTGTCAGCCAGCGGCAAAGGGGGTTTCCCTGTAGACTTCCCCTGAATATCGAGAGGAAGGCTGTTCCACCACTTGTGAACGTCGGTCACGAGAAACAGGACGGACTTTCGCGGGACAGATCTGACCAAGAGTGACTTGTGAAATATCTCCAAGGCTCGGCCTGTGAGTGTGCCGGAATCAACGTAGCTGGCAAGGATGTTTTCCCTCATGCTTTGGTTGTTGTACCCATTCCCCATGGTGCCAGTAGGTGCATTATCTGATTCTGTTTGGCCGTAAGATTGACAGTCATCTGATGTAAGATACTGTCGTGAATTGTAAGGTACGCCCCTCTGGTTTCGAGAAGAATGTATCTCCCGCGCAGCAGGAAGGCACACATCAATGTCTGAATCCTGGATTCCAAGGGGTAGACCCAATGCCTGGCTAAGATATCGATCGATAGCATATGCACACCAAAAGATGCGTTTTCGCAGGTGTCGATCATGTGAAGAGAGCTCATGGTATCGGAACGGACAGCGATGCAGGCCGGCGTGAAGCATCGACCGAAGAATACAACCACCGACAGTCGAGGCTGGCCGAAGTGACATGGTAGCAACAAGATAAACCTGAGTTGCTAAAAGAGCCTGAAAGGATGGTATGTCGTGTCGAGAGGAAAGAGGTCCCAGTAATGAGTTGATGCTGCTGGGTGACGGAATTATACAACGGGTTGGAAGATGCAGATCAGATCGCAGAAGACTCGCGAGGTTGAAAACGCATTGAAATATTATCGTCCAGCAAGCACTCCGGTGGTCCGGGGTAGATTTGGCAATAGTAGGTCCACGTTTGGGACCGGCATAGAGTCTCTCCATTGCCTGGAGAAAAGTGGGTCCGTGTATAAATGGGAATAGAGGATGCCAAACTTTGAAgtacatcatcatcaacccCTTTGCCAGACCTAGTGGAGGTGCGTTGCCTAATACAGCAGCAACTGCTGGGTCGTAGGTCCACTGTAAAGGGGACTCGCCCACTCCATCGGGAGACGTAGGGTCAACTTTGGAAGATGAGTAGTGAGTATGCGGCGAGTCATCGGCACCCAACAACGTGTCTTCAGCTGTTGGAAATTCAGTCCCTGATTGACCGGGTACATCCAAGCTGCCCGAAAATGCCTGTTTGACAGTATTAATGAAATAAACTCCGCTGGAACTGCCAACAAAGTGGCTATCATCATTGGAGTGCGCCGTTAGTGAGCCCCGTTCTGACGTCTCGGGCATATATTCGGAGGACTCCATAATGGACGGAGCAATGGCTCCACCAAGGACCAGGCGGCATCCAGTTAGCTGTATTCAATTCACACCACAGAACAGACATGGATcaagagggaaaagagagTAAGGGAAGAGCAGTGCAATCCAGAGCGATGGCTAATCATATTGGATTATGGTGCTCAGAAGCCAAGGAGTGAGACCATATGACCTTAAGACAAGAGACAGCGGGTCTTGGACATCGTGGGCATTGAGAAATCAATCCTTGTcggagaggagagaggagtTCGACACCTGAGGCCTTAATCAAAGAACAAACAGAGCCAATCCGATCAATACTCAACGAGTCACGTGGATTATTCACCGCCTTGATCTGCGCGCCCAAAAGCTCCGCGACGCCGCAACTTTACGGCGGCATTCGAAAGTCTGAGGAGCAGATGCGCCGCAAGAAGTGCCAGAATTGACGTGTTCAGGTCTCCTTATCTTTTTCATCTCTGTCACCTCACAACATCACGCCCCTCTCAGTCGAACATTGGACGACAATTTTCAACGACAACCTCCGAGCGCAGGGACCGCGCAAATCGCGTGCAATTCAACGAGCCTGCCGCGACGCTCACTCCTGCAACAAGGTGCATGGGTTGACTTGCGTGGAAAGTGCGACAATCGTTATTCCTGTGCAAAAGCAGCAACATTTGATCCAACCTCTTGCCTATGCGATTCTCATGATGCCTCCGATACCCTCGTTTGGGCCTGCGTTGATTTAGCTCTCAGCCCGCCCTTCGCTGCAACACCAACATTTGCACACTACGCCCCCTTATAGTGCTGCATTTCTCGCTTTTCTCTCTATCACGCGACCTCAGCTCGTTTCCCGCCTTGCACATCCATCAATCCGGTCAACATTCGTGATCATGGCGGGAATGGAAGCGGCCGTGACAAACCATGTCAACGGGACAACTGAGCGCACAGAAACCGAAACACACCACCTTTCACAGATCGAGACCAAGTCTGATCCCTACGAGGAAGTCTACGACCCCAGCAAGCAGGACACAGCGCTTCCATCGGTGAAGACGGAGCCCACTAGTACGATTTTGGAGGAATTTCCAGCGAGCGAAGAGATTGAGACCAAATCTGTGGGGCTAGATGGAGCGGATGACCATCCGACTTCAAGAACAGTCACGAACCTTAAGCACGGGCTGACATCTCGCGCATCCTCGTCTGATCGATCATCACCCGCCACGTCGGTCAAGCCAGCGTCAAATAAAAAGGGAGGGACGGGGGCTACAAAGAAAGGAACTGCCAAGAAGCCAGCTGCTAAGAAGCGCAAAGTGAATGACGCCGATGGGGATAGCATTGATGGTCGGCGGTCCAATACGCCCGTTTCTCGCACtagcaaaacaaaaaagcaGGGCTCGGTTTCAGTTGCAGGATCTCCGGCACCGGAAGACAGAAAGCCTAAAAAGCGCGGGAAAAGGCCCGCGGCTGAAAATGgagaggacgaagatgagaatgagaTATTCTGTATCTGTCGCCGGCCAGATAATCACACGTGGATGATCGGGTGTGATGGTGGCTGCGAAGATTGGTTCCATGGGAAATGCGTCGATATCGATCCGCGAGATGCGGATCTGATCGACAAATACATCTGTAGGCCATGACATGTCTATCATTTCAACAACGCCACTAACCTTAGGCAAAATCACAGGCCCCGACTGCGGCAAACGAGGCAAAGGCTGCACAACATGGAAACCAATGTGTCGCCTATTCGAATGTCGCCAACCCGCGCGCGTGAAAGTCAAGCCCCCCAGCAAGTATTGTTCCGATGAACACGGCCGAGAATTTATGCGTCGACAGACTCGACACCTCCGGCTGGGCTCTTCGCGTCCACAAAAGTCAAACAAGTCGCAGGATGAAGATCTAGGCAGCATGGGCGGTATTTTAACAGCAGGTGACCTGAACGCTGTTATAATGGGCGTGGGCTCCGCAGAGGAGTTCCGCAGACTCGGTAACCGCATCGTCTCCCCACCGCCCGAAGCTGATGAGAACGAGGCAAGTCCTGTGGACGAGAATCAGACGACCGAGTCCGCACCGCAAGGTGGCAAGAAACTGGGACTCGATGTGGACGCCAAGGACCTGGTGTACACGGCCGACGAGTCAGCGAAGCTCGAAAAGCTGCGGAAACTGCGCGAAGAGCTGATCCACCGCAAAGAGATGCTCGCTATGCGGACCAATTTCATCACCCTAGTACGACAGCGGTCCAAGAGCGTGGTTGAGCGATTGAAGGTGAATGATCCCAAAGGCGGATGGAAAGATATCTGTGGATTCGACTCGCGGTTGTCCTGGTCAGATGAAGAGTTCGACGAATGGCGACTCTCGGATGCCGGGAAAAAAGCGCTCACAAAAGGCACCGCCGAGGCCCTGGCGTCGAGTTATCCGGTCATTCCCACCTCCACGGATGCCGATGGCGACACTGCGATGGGTGTTGAgaatgacgaggacgagatggcATTTTTGACCCGCGGCATCTGCACCAAGAAACGTTGCGAAAGACACAAGCAGTGGGTGAaggtgcagcagcaggacaTTGTGTTTGAGGAAACTAccgccgacgaggatctTGCCAAGTGCGAGGATGAAGCACAGGCCGTGGTGGAGAGGGCAGCGCTGAGAATGTGGGCTGAGGCGGATGCCGAATAGAGTCGAGCGGAAGGAAAACGCACAAGCTTGATTTTGATACCCTTTTCATGGACCGGAGTCGATTGGTACTTTGCCAGAGACGGAAAATGCACACGGTCTGTCGGAGAAATTTGCATGGCGAATGGCGCTTGGAGATGTTGGGACTGGTGTTGGTATGACTCGCAGTCATTTACATCCCTGAATAAACAAATCAGAGTTTCACTTGATCGTGAATCATCCATGTAGATACCCAACTTAGCGGCCCTGCATCCAGACACTCCATTTCCCTACACCACTTCCGACCCTATCCTTGATCACCTCTACTACATTCGCCCCCTTGACATCAGACAGCAGGAGGTGGGTATCGATTCCTTGGTCCAGAGTCTTCGTGAGCAGGTTAGATAGCAGAGACGGGCCAGTTGGGTGGAAAATCGAATGGAGCTGATCGTCTCGCGTGTCTGCTTGGCGATGCGTACTTGATGCCGCTTTCCCATCTGCCTCCGAATACATTGATCCCAGCCCGTGGGTATTAACAAGTAggacagaaagagaagagcCACGCACGCGCGACAAGCAAGTCAGTGTGCGCAACGTAGCAGCCAGTTGTGCAGCGCCCTTGACCGGATTCGACGCGCGAATGACTCCCTCGGCGAGAGTGTCGAGGCCGACAACGATTAGAAGTACCGCCCGAGAATCCAGGGCTATTCGATTCGTCTGATCATCCGCTAGTCGTCGCGAGTGCATCTCCTGCAACTCATCGGAGACTTTACTGATCGCCTGTGTCGCGCCAGCAAAATCGTGCACTGGGAGTAAGTGGACCGAGTCGAGGCGCCGGATTGCTTCATCTTTGGATAGGCCATTCGCCGAGTGTGAGAGATGTGGTGATAGGAGATCATGGTATAGAGTACGCGCAGCAAAAGCGCTGAACATGTTtgggtggatgatgaatgCGCTTGGGTCTGGAGAGGCCGGACTGGAGCGCAGGTGCGTTGTGAGCAGGTATCGCGGGATCTGGCCAATATATTCATCATTCTCGGGGCTTTTCGCTCTTATTCTGGAGAAGCCGATGATTGCGCCGGGACGGAATACGCTGGAGTTGGGGTGGATGCCATTTTCCAGGTCGTGCTGGAGACTCCAAGTGTTGTTGGGTCTTGATGGGTTGGGTgttggggagggagagaggagcGTATCGGCCAGAATGGGAAGCGCAGGCTCGGCGGAGTAGACATTGGCAGTGGCCATATTAGTGCGATCTTCCTCATATACAGTAATGCATAGGTAGACGAATAAAAAGTagttggcggaggaagaagtggttGGAGAGCGAGAGCCCCACCAACACATTCGCTCAAGACTATATCCACTCTAAGCAGTGCTACAATCTTTTCTGTCTGAAATAGTCGATAAGGCAGCTATACACTTTTTTGGTAATACGAATTGGCATTCCGTGGGCTGCTATCTGTACTAGTGCATGCTCTGAATTCCTGGCCCGCACCTGCTACAATCGTATTGTACCATGTTCTTTGTTTCACTTTGTTCTTGACAATAATATCTTTTTGGCATCACGACGATGTTCATTCCCTGTGGAATTAGCTCGCCTCAGAAGGTGAACAATAATATCAAGATCATAATTACTATCAGATAGACCACTCAAGAAGTACAACATGAAGTAGGGGGCATAGTGGGTGGTTGAAATGATGGAGTtgacgcgttggggcgcgacCGCGATTTAGTGCGGCGCTCACTTGGATGCGGCGGCACCCATAGTTCCACCCGCCCCcaccccttcttccccacTTTCCGTACTAATAAGCCCATCAGGtctgccttttcttcctggtttCAACCCTTTTCTGGCGTGATCATCTGAAATTCACCATGGACATGAAATATTCCTCCGGTGACTCCTCTCTGGGATTGACTGAACAAGTACAAGCTATCAATGACCGCCCTGACATCAAGCTTGGCGTTCCGGAGCTTGTACTAAACAAGCTTGGATACTGGAGTCATCCATTCTTGCAAGCCCCCTCTTCCCAGCTGGACTCAATAGACCACAATACTGACCCCCGGCTGTATAGGTTTACTACTTTCCTTTTCGGTTCTCCCTATCTATTTTTCTCTACTGTCTGTCTCCAATACTGTGATGCGGATTCTTGCCGCTTTTACCGTGACAGTGTATGGTGCTGGATCGCGATTATTTTCTCACTTCTTATGATGCGATGGATATACCTAGGGTTTCTTGGCCGCGATATACGCTCGAAATCCCTTTCTGACGCCCCCTCTCCTGATTCGCCTTAAAAAACAGATGCCGCGGGCCACTAGCCATGCCTTTAATTCTTTGGTATCAAATCACACCAATATTCAAAACGAGTTTGAAACATTGAGATGGGTTGCCAAGTGTACCTTTGATCGAAAGGGTTGATCCGACGATCTCACTAAAAGACGGGCAGAAAAGGAACCGTCCTTTCAGTATAAGCCCGATGTCAGAAACTAGGTTGTGAGAGAGTTGGGAGGGAGGGCGGGAAGGAGGGGACCGGAGGCACAAAATCTGCTCATTAACTGTCCACTGTATAGAGAAGGTCTGCGTTGAAATCAATTGACCAAACGCCATCAAGTCCCTATATGTATGTATGTAATCAATCTTACCGAGCCGTATGTGTCAGGAGTGTATCTCAATATGTCTCAATATCCCTGGGTTGGTTGTTTTACGGATTCGGGCAACAGAGGCTCTCAGGAAGTCTCTAGGTGCGACTTGGTATTATTCCAAGACTGATCGCTAGCCCCTGCGACCCAGGCGCCGGCGAGGTATTCATGTACAGATCCATTAGCTATAGCATCTGTCTAATTAGGGGCAAAATGAGACTGTTCCTAGATTCTAGGTTTAATCAATGACCTGATGTCCGCTATACTAAGCTAATTAATGAATTTTGGTATATTTCCCTAGGGAGAGCTTTAGTGAATCCATTTGTATATACGGAGGAATTGTGGATTCTGATCCATCGTTGATCTGGCTTAGCTACTACAGAAGTCCAAGAGAAATTTCATGCGATGCTTTCCCCGCCGGTAACCTCTGATCTCGAGCGCAGGGGAATGGCATGAGACAACACACTTCCTTTTGTTTCTCGACACTTTTCCTGCTTCAAACAGACAATCTCTATGCCATCCATTCTCCCAAGATAGGCTCGGGTCAGTACATTGTCCTCAAGTCGAGtttcaaaaaaaaaaaaaaaaaaggccaaaCAGTAGGCCGAGGAGGACACGATGGCGAAACAGACCAGACGAATATTCAAAGCGCCGTTCAAGAATGTGCTGCGACTTTACGCAGGCCT
Encoded proteins:
- a CDS encoding uncharacterized protein (ID:PFLUO_004542-T1.cds;~source:funannotate), which translates into the protein MATANVYSAEPALPILADTLLSPSPTPNPSRPNNTWSLQHDLENGIHPNSSVFRPGAIIGFSRIRAKSPENDEYIGQIPRYLLTTHLRSSPASPDPSAFIIHPNMFSAFAARTLYHDLLSPHLSHSANGLSKDEAIRRLDSVHLLPVHDFAGATQAISKVSDELQEMHSRRLADDQTNRIALDSRAVLLIVVGLDTLAEGVIRASNPVKGAAQLAATLRTLTCLSRVRGSSLSVLLVNTHGLGSMYSEADGKAASSTHRQADTRDDQLHSIFHPTGPSLLSNLLTKTLDQGIDTHLLLSDVKGANVVEVIKDRVGSGVGKWSVWMQGR
- a CDS encoding uncharacterized protein (ID:PFLUO_004541-T1.cds;~source:funannotate), with the protein product MAGMEAAVTNHVNGTTERTETETHHLSQIETKSDPYEEVYDPSKQDTALPSVKTEPTSTILEEFPASEEIETKSVGLDGADDHPTSRTVTNLKHGLTSRASSSDRSSPATSVKPASNKKGGTGATKKGTAKKPAAKKRKVNDADGDSIDGRRSNTPVSRTSKTKKQGSVSVAGSPAPEDRKPKKRGKRPAAENGEDEDENEIFCICRRPDNHTWMIGCDGGCEDWFHGKCVDIDPRDADLIDKYICPDCGKRGKGCTTWKPMCRLFECRQPARVKVKPPSKYCSDEHGREFMRRQTRHLRLGSSRPQKSNKSQDEDLGSMGGILTAGDLNAVIMGVGSAEEFRRLGNRIVSPPPEADENEASPVDENQTTESAPQGGKKLGLDVDAKDLVYTADESAKLEKLRKLREELIHRKEMLAMRTNFITLVRQRSKSVVERLKVNDPKGGWKDICGFDSRLSWSDEEFDEWRLSDAGKKALTKGTAEALASSYPVIPTSTDADGDTAMGVENDEDEMAFLTRGICTKKRCERHKQWVKVQQQDIVFEETTADEDLAKCEDEAQAVVERAALRMWAEADAE